In the genome of Populus trichocarpa isolate Nisqually-1 chromosome 6, P.trichocarpa_v4.1, whole genome shotgun sequence, one region contains:
- the LOC7471536 gene encoding protein EMBRYONIC FLOWER 1 isoform X4: MERTMLVEKNHPGSHSKLVSKVESSIRIDSITIDLDNVDEKVEAEKCSHFSMRGYVSEIRKRDWKICWPFVSDGDSNNYEEQACLLPPLHVPKFRFWRCQNCVWEVDATANCYGSTALKSCSTGFKSTKVCSHAPILGDDAMLPSDVQGAANQEIPEGTQADAFASLTNTSKCHHSQSIDKNERKTKDENVSNIGKSVGSEDNLKQENHRLACVATEVVSSPIQKTDLTDKIAAFKSKCINLCEPGCGHHEVVAAEFARNLNCMVNNATEICEAGKETSIDDQYKEIITRGASGEAGNIDDGALTADKDPVSRPSLELDEYDDPSSESTDIMVGNNSQDVHHENSSGLHRRKTRKVRLLTELLCENGDGDTDNQTQYSLPHAFPDASAGVDKVPVLQGEVAIQGKARRGLGQNRKRKLPQDEDSRSPEMRSTSKVCKEVRNSKRDGETAELSGGSESEEDAFGRMGLQTGMKSQWAKNKVDRSLVVSKKKNKKALSFDECLFSELSPEKAPIEIGEKISPEKATAVDDVLTKSVHNAFTGREMDFFPLHSSQMEKNVNDYKKKGKMPLFEDYQVSPSPWNHGILREGPVIRKDVGTIHAGLVPVPFHSAEDTYLEKGLDLSLNSYKTAQSYDGKHIPLVENRQSSLFTWQEGSSKNQAMRKATEIEHVGNFNFTSKIAQDAPFEKGIRSDPSTKRPSFKIPFLSEKQKYNFQVEIGGCSLMQKKDFCNTKSNEKTIGMQEHSAFPRKDINQRADKLSEQGALDDIPMEIVELMAKNQYERCLPDGEYEKRQLETTSSSRRSQMMNFSQVYGLGGLSLFHQETTQKQNPPARRNGIIKMGEMEESTKQKAVDFFSQADRNSFNMRRLEKTGSPVGFGPFLQHQEKPSSRVQHSACISNVQNISQNCKQIGDVVGNRSCYANFHTPGPCNTCQSIPQQSKEANHLWSSMMSNHMPFVYTIPPKCVTQSTNVNVFPHSSGSNLKENMNGDRELKFLNKNAANLGKQNRNFGSETLIRARSEYPFAGKHNGIELNQKPIGSLDLYSNETIPAMHLLSLMDAGVQSSAPINMDVNSKFLKRPSITHNPEPKEFSRLDTGAFKAVNTVKHPPPNHHGKNQLAENFRDHIPVIQTTAGASSSSILHDKDSSMFPLPFRALEKPNKHKLESPANNRTVHAHKSSSETEVCSVNRNPADFTVPEAGNMYMIVGEDLKFEKEVPFVNGSRSLKLDGPKRQRKLPAVKGRGRPPMSRLS, encoded by the exons ATGGAAAGGACTATGTTAGTGGAGAAGAATCATCCTGGTAGCCATTCAAAACTTGTCTCCAAGGTGGAATCATCTATTAGGATCGATTCCATAACAATTGACCTGGACAATGTTGATGAGAAAGTTGAGGCAGAAAAATGCTCACATTTTTCTATGCG TGGATATGTATCTGAAATTCGTAAACGAGACTGGAAGATCTGTTGGCCGTTTGTGTCAGATGGTGACAGTAATAACTATGAGGAGCAAGCATGCCTTCTTCCTCCTTTACATGTTCCAAAATTCCGATTTTGGCGTTGTCAGAACTGTGTGTGGGAAGTTGATGCCACTGCGAACTGTTACGGAAGTACTGCTCTAAAATCATGCAGTACTGGATTCAAATCCACTAAAGTTTGTTCCCATGCACCAATCCTTGGTGATGATGCAATGCTACCATCTGATGTTCAGGGAGCTGCAAATCAAGAAATTCCCGAGGGAACACAGGCTGATGCTTTTGCCAGTTTGACCAATACCAGTAAATGTCATCATTCTCAGTCTATTGATAAGAATGAAAGGAAGACTAAAGATGAAAATGTTTCCAACATAG GGAAAAGTGTGGGTTCAGAAGATAATTTGAAGCAGGAAAATCATAGACTGGCATGTGTAGCAACTGAAGTTGTTTCAAGCCCAATTCAGAAGACAGATCTTACAGATAAAATAG CAGCTTTCAAGTCAAAATGTATCAACCTATGTGAGCCAGGCTGTGGTCATCATGAAGTAGTTGCTGCTGAGTTTGCTAGAAATCTTAATTGCATGGTAAACAATGCTACTGAAATTTGTGAAGCGGGAAAAGAAACTTCCATAGATGATCAATACAAAGAGATAATAACTCGTGGGGCATCTGGAGAAGCAGGTAACATTGATGATGGGGCACTCACTGCTGACAAGGATCCTGTGAGCCGCCCTTCCCTGGAATTAGATGAGTATGATGATCCTTCATCTGAAAGCACTGATATCATGGTTGGTAATAATTCTCAGGATGTTCACCATGAAAATTCAAGTGGTTTGCATCGTAGGAAAACTCGAAAGGTGCGCTTGTTGACTGAATTGTTGTGTGAAAATGGGGATGGAGACACTGATAACCAAACTCAGTATTCTCTGCCCCATGCCTTTCCTGATGCATCTGCTGGAGTTGACAAGGTTCCTGTTCTCCAAGGGGAGGTGGCTATCCAAGGCAAAGCTAGAAGGGGCTTGGGTCAGAATAGGAAAAGAAAGTTGCCTCAGGATGAAGATTCAAGATCTCCAGAGATGAGATCTACCAGTAAAGTGTGTAAAGAAGTTAGGAACTCAAAGAGAGATGGGGAAACAGCTGAACTCAGTGGGGGTTCTGAATCAGAAGAAGATGCATTCGGAAGAATGGGTTTACAAACTGGCATGAAGAGTCAGTGGGCCAAAAACAAAGTTGACAGAAGTCTTGTTGTaagcaagaagaaaaacaaaaaggcactgagttttgatgaatgtttgTTCTCAGAGCTGTCACCAGAAAAGGCGCCAATTGAAATCGGGGAGAAAATTTCACCAGAAAAGGCCACTGCTGTTGATGATGTTTTGACCAAATCAGTACACAATGCATTTACAGGCAGAGAGATGGACTTTTTCCCTTTGCATTCTTCACAAATGGAGAAAAATGTTAATGATTacaagaagaaaggaaagatgCCTCTTTTTGAGGATTATCAGGTTTCCCCGTCTCCTTGGAATCATGGCATTCTCAGAGAAGGTCCAGTGATTAGGAAAGATGTGGGGACAATACATGCTGGACTTGTACCTGTTCCGTTTCATTCAGCAGAGGACACATATCTTGAAAAGGGGCTGGATCTTTCTCTTAACAGCTACAAGACAGCACAAAGCTATGATGGGAAACATATTCCACTGGTAGAAAATAGGCAAAGTTCTTTATTTACTTGGCAAGAGGGAAGTTCCAAAAATCAGGCAATGAGGAAAGCTACAGAAATTGAGCATGTGGGAAATTTCAATTTCACTTCTAAAATTGCCCAAGATGCACCTTTTGAGAAAGGAATACGTAGCGATCCCAGTACCAAGAGACCATCTTTTAAAATTCCCTTCCTCAGTGAGAAGCAGAAATACAACTTTCAGGTTGAAATTGGGGGTTGTTCTCTCATGCAGAAAAAG GACTTTTGTAATACCAAAAGCAACGAGAAAACCATTGGAATGCAGGAACATTCAGCATTTCCAAGGAAAGATATCAACCAAAGAGCTGATAAGTTGTCTGAACAGGGAGCTTTAGATGACATTCCAATGGAAATTGTTGAACTCATGGCAAAGAATCAGTATGAGAGGTGTCTTCCTGATGGTGAATATGAGAAACGCCAGTTAGAAACAACTAGTAGCTCAAGGAGGAGTCAGATGATGAATTTCAGTCAAGTATATGGGCTTGGAGGGTTAAGCTTATTTCATCAGGAAACTACTCAAAAACAGAACCCTCCAGCCAGAAGAAATGGCATAATAAAGATGGGTGAAATGGAAGAATCAACCAAACAGAAGGCAGTTGATTTCTTCTCTCAAGCTGATCGAAACTCATTCAATATGAGGCGACTGGAAAAAACTGGTTCCCCTGTGGGGTTTGGACCATTTCTTCAACATCAAGAGAAGCCATCCAGCAGAGTTCAACATTCTGCTTGCATTTCTAACGTCCAAAACATTTCTCAAAATTGCAAACAGATAGGGGATGTGGTGGGGAATAGATCTTGTTATGCCAATTTCCACACCCCAGGACCATGTAACACATGCCAGAGCATTCCACAGCAAAGTAAGGAAGCAAATCACCTTTGGTCATCAATGATGTCGAATCACATGCCTTTTGTTTATACCATTCCTCCAAAGTGTGTAACTCAATCTACCAATGTAAATGTGTTTCCTCATTCTTCTGGAAGTAACCTCAAGGAAAATATGAATGGGGATCGTGAGCTGAAGTTTTTGAATAAGAATGCTGCCAACCTGGGAAAGCAAAACAGGAATTTTGGTTCAGAAACTCTCATCAGGGCACGTTCAGAATACCCCTTTGCTGGAAAACATAATGGGATTGAGCTTAATCAGAAGCCAATAGGGTCATTAGATCTGTATTCTAATGAAACCATACCAGCTATGCACTTGCTCAGCCTCATGGATGCAGGAGTACAGTCCAGTGCACCCATCAATATGGATGTAAACTCAAAGTTCCTCAAGAGACCTTCCATTACACACAATCCTGAACCTAAGGAGTTTTCTAGGCTGGACACCGGGGCATTTAAAGCTGTTAATACTGTGAAGCACCCACCTCCTAATCATCATGGTAAAAATCAACTTGCAGAGAATTTCCGTGATCATATTCCTGTCATTCAAACAACAGCTGGTGCATCTTCTTCGTCAATTCTACATGATAAAG ATTCTTCAATGTTTCCTTTGCCATTCCGTGCATTGGAAAAGCCAAACAAACACAAGTTGGAGTCCCCTGCTAACAATAGAACTGTTCACGCCCATAAAAGCAGTTCTGAGACTGAAGTTTGCAGCGTGAACAGAAACCCTGCTGATTTTACCGTACCGGAAGCTGGAAATATGTATATGATTGTAGGTGAAGACctaaaatttgaaaaggaaGTTCCTTTTGTAAACGGATCTCGCTCACTTAAATTGGATGGGCCCAAACGACAGAGGAAGCTTCCTGCTGTGAAAGGCCGTGGACGACCTCCAATGTCACGATTGTCCTAA
- the LOC7471536 gene encoding protein EMBRYONIC FLOWER 1 isoform X1 translates to MERTMLVEKNHPGSHSKLVSKVESSIRIDSITIDLDNVDEKVEAEKCSHFSMRGYVSEIRKRDWKICWPFVSDGDSNNYEEQACLLPPLHVPKFRFWRCQNCVWEVDATANCYGSTALKSCSTGFKSTKVCSHAPILGDDAMLPSDVQGAANQEIPEGTQADAFASLTNTSKCHHSQSIDKNERKTKDENVSNIGKSVGSEDNLKQENHRLACVATEVVSSPIQKTDLTDKIAAFKSKCINLCEPGCGHHEVVAAEFARNLNCMVNNATEICEAGKETSIDDQYKEIITRGASGEAGNIDDGALTADKDPVSRPSLELDEYDDPSSESTDIMVGNNSQDVHHENSSGLHRRKTRKVRLLTELLCENGDGDTDNQTQYSLPHAFPDASAGVDKVPVLQGEVAIQGKARRGLGQNRKRKLPQDEDSRSPEMRSTSKVCKEVRNSKRDGETAELSGGSESEEDAFGRMGLQTGMKSQWAKNKVDRSLVVSKKKNKKALSFDECLFSELSPEKAPIEIGEKISPEKATAVDDVLTKSVHNAFTGREMDFFPLHSSQMEKNVNDYKKKGKMPLFEDYQVSPSPWNHGILREGPVIRKDVGTIHAGLVPVPFHSAEDTYLEKGLDLSLNSYKTAQSYDGKHIPLVENRQSSLFTWQEGSSKNQAMRKATEIEHVGNFNFTSKIAQDAPFEKGIRSDPSTKRPSFKIPFLSEKQKYNFQVEIGGCSLMQKKDFCNTKSNEKTIGMQEHSAFPRKDINQRADKLSEQGALDDIPMEIVELMAKNQYERCLPDGEYEKRQLETTSSSRRSQMMNFSQVYGLGGLSLFHQETTQKQNPPARRNGIIKMGEMEESTKQKAVDFFSQADRNSFNMRRLEKTGSPVGFGPFLQHQEKPSSRVQHSACISNVQNISQNCKQIGDVVGNRSCYANFHTPGPCNTCQSIPQQSKEANHLWSSMMSNHMPFVYTIPPKCVTQSTNVNVFPHSSGSNLKENMNGDRELKFLNKNAANLGKQNRNFGSETLIRARSEYPFAGKHNGIELNQKPIGSLDLYSNETIPAMHLLSLMDAGVQSSAPINMDVNSKFLKRPSITHNPEPKEFSRLDTGAFKAVNTVKHPPPNHHGKNQLAENFRDHIPVIQTTAGASSSSILHDKGIRKATDFPIQVVQDKDKRKGSDSRTQNKVNRSQKSAYGGFGTNCGSIPAHNMQTMFYGASDSSMFPLPFRALEKPNKHKLESPANNRTVHAHKSSSETEVCSVNRNPADFTVPEAGNMYMIVGEDLKFEKEVPFVNGSRSLKLDGPKRQRKLPAVKGRGRPPMSRLS, encoded by the exons ATGGAAAGGACTATGTTAGTGGAGAAGAATCATCCTGGTAGCCATTCAAAACTTGTCTCCAAGGTGGAATCATCTATTAGGATCGATTCCATAACAATTGACCTGGACAATGTTGATGAGAAAGTTGAGGCAGAAAAATGCTCACATTTTTCTATGCG TGGATATGTATCTGAAATTCGTAAACGAGACTGGAAGATCTGTTGGCCGTTTGTGTCAGATGGTGACAGTAATAACTATGAGGAGCAAGCATGCCTTCTTCCTCCTTTACATGTTCCAAAATTCCGATTTTGGCGTTGTCAGAACTGTGTGTGGGAAGTTGATGCCACTGCGAACTGTTACGGAAGTACTGCTCTAAAATCATGCAGTACTGGATTCAAATCCACTAAAGTTTGTTCCCATGCACCAATCCTTGGTGATGATGCAATGCTACCATCTGATGTTCAGGGAGCTGCAAATCAAGAAATTCCCGAGGGAACACAGGCTGATGCTTTTGCCAGTTTGACCAATACCAGTAAATGTCATCATTCTCAGTCTATTGATAAGAATGAAAGGAAGACTAAAGATGAAAATGTTTCCAACATAG GGAAAAGTGTGGGTTCAGAAGATAATTTGAAGCAGGAAAATCATAGACTGGCATGTGTAGCAACTGAAGTTGTTTCAAGCCCAATTCAGAAGACAGATCTTACAGATAAAATAG CAGCTTTCAAGTCAAAATGTATCAACCTATGTGAGCCAGGCTGTGGTCATCATGAAGTAGTTGCTGCTGAGTTTGCTAGAAATCTTAATTGCATGGTAAACAATGCTACTGAAATTTGTGAAGCGGGAAAAGAAACTTCCATAGATGATCAATACAAAGAGATAATAACTCGTGGGGCATCTGGAGAAGCAGGTAACATTGATGATGGGGCACTCACTGCTGACAAGGATCCTGTGAGCCGCCCTTCCCTGGAATTAGATGAGTATGATGATCCTTCATCTGAAAGCACTGATATCATGGTTGGTAATAATTCTCAGGATGTTCACCATGAAAATTCAAGTGGTTTGCATCGTAGGAAAACTCGAAAGGTGCGCTTGTTGACTGAATTGTTGTGTGAAAATGGGGATGGAGACACTGATAACCAAACTCAGTATTCTCTGCCCCATGCCTTTCCTGATGCATCTGCTGGAGTTGACAAGGTTCCTGTTCTCCAAGGGGAGGTGGCTATCCAAGGCAAAGCTAGAAGGGGCTTGGGTCAGAATAGGAAAAGAAAGTTGCCTCAGGATGAAGATTCAAGATCTCCAGAGATGAGATCTACCAGTAAAGTGTGTAAAGAAGTTAGGAACTCAAAGAGAGATGGGGAAACAGCTGAACTCAGTGGGGGTTCTGAATCAGAAGAAGATGCATTCGGAAGAATGGGTTTACAAACTGGCATGAAGAGTCAGTGGGCCAAAAACAAAGTTGACAGAAGTCTTGTTGTaagcaagaagaaaaacaaaaaggcactgagttttgatgaatgtttgTTCTCAGAGCTGTCACCAGAAAAGGCGCCAATTGAAATCGGGGAGAAAATTTCACCAGAAAAGGCCACTGCTGTTGATGATGTTTTGACCAAATCAGTACACAATGCATTTACAGGCAGAGAGATGGACTTTTTCCCTTTGCATTCTTCACAAATGGAGAAAAATGTTAATGATTacaagaagaaaggaaagatgCCTCTTTTTGAGGATTATCAGGTTTCCCCGTCTCCTTGGAATCATGGCATTCTCAGAGAAGGTCCAGTGATTAGGAAAGATGTGGGGACAATACATGCTGGACTTGTACCTGTTCCGTTTCATTCAGCAGAGGACACATATCTTGAAAAGGGGCTGGATCTTTCTCTTAACAGCTACAAGACAGCACAAAGCTATGATGGGAAACATATTCCACTGGTAGAAAATAGGCAAAGTTCTTTATTTACTTGGCAAGAGGGAAGTTCCAAAAATCAGGCAATGAGGAAAGCTACAGAAATTGAGCATGTGGGAAATTTCAATTTCACTTCTAAAATTGCCCAAGATGCACCTTTTGAGAAAGGAATACGTAGCGATCCCAGTACCAAGAGACCATCTTTTAAAATTCCCTTCCTCAGTGAGAAGCAGAAATACAACTTTCAGGTTGAAATTGGGGGTTGTTCTCTCATGCAGAAAAAG GACTTTTGTAATACCAAAAGCAACGAGAAAACCATTGGAATGCAGGAACATTCAGCATTTCCAAGGAAAGATATCAACCAAAGAGCTGATAAGTTGTCTGAACAGGGAGCTTTAGATGACATTCCAATGGAAATTGTTGAACTCATGGCAAAGAATCAGTATGAGAGGTGTCTTCCTGATGGTGAATATGAGAAACGCCAGTTAGAAACAACTAGTAGCTCAAGGAGGAGTCAGATGATGAATTTCAGTCAAGTATATGGGCTTGGAGGGTTAAGCTTATTTCATCAGGAAACTACTCAAAAACAGAACCCTCCAGCCAGAAGAAATGGCATAATAAAGATGGGTGAAATGGAAGAATCAACCAAACAGAAGGCAGTTGATTTCTTCTCTCAAGCTGATCGAAACTCATTCAATATGAGGCGACTGGAAAAAACTGGTTCCCCTGTGGGGTTTGGACCATTTCTTCAACATCAAGAGAAGCCATCCAGCAGAGTTCAACATTCTGCTTGCATTTCTAACGTCCAAAACATTTCTCAAAATTGCAAACAGATAGGGGATGTGGTGGGGAATAGATCTTGTTATGCCAATTTCCACACCCCAGGACCATGTAACACATGCCAGAGCATTCCACAGCAAAGTAAGGAAGCAAATCACCTTTGGTCATCAATGATGTCGAATCACATGCCTTTTGTTTATACCATTCCTCCAAAGTGTGTAACTCAATCTACCAATGTAAATGTGTTTCCTCATTCTTCTGGAAGTAACCTCAAGGAAAATATGAATGGGGATCGTGAGCTGAAGTTTTTGAATAAGAATGCTGCCAACCTGGGAAAGCAAAACAGGAATTTTGGTTCAGAAACTCTCATCAGGGCACGTTCAGAATACCCCTTTGCTGGAAAACATAATGGGATTGAGCTTAATCAGAAGCCAATAGGGTCATTAGATCTGTATTCTAATGAAACCATACCAGCTATGCACTTGCTCAGCCTCATGGATGCAGGAGTACAGTCCAGTGCACCCATCAATATGGATGTAAACTCAAAGTTCCTCAAGAGACCTTCCATTACACACAATCCTGAACCTAAGGAGTTTTCTAGGCTGGACACCGGGGCATTTAAAGCTGTTAATACTGTGAAGCACCCACCTCCTAATCATCATGGTAAAAATCAACTTGCAGAGAATTTCCGTGATCATATTCCTGTCATTCAAACAACAGCTGGTGCATCTTCTTCGTCAATTCTACATGATAAAGGTATTAGGAAGGCTACTGATTTTCCCATTCAAGTTGTTCAAGATAAAGATAAGAGAAAAGGCTCTGATTCACGCACACAGAATAAAGTAAATAGATCACAAAAATCAGCATATGGTGGTTTTGGCACCAACTGTGGATCCATTCCCGCTCATAACATGCAGACAATGTTTTATGGTGCTTCAGATTCTTCAATGTTTCCTTTGCCATTCCGTGCATTGGAAAAGCCAAACAAACACAAGTTGGAGTCCCCTGCTAACAATAGAACTGTTCACGCCCATAAAAGCAGTTCTGAGACTGAAGTTTGCAGCGTGAACAGAAACCCTGCTGATTTTACCGTACCGGAAGCTGGAAATATGTATATGATTGTAGGTGAAGACctaaaatttgaaaaggaaGTTCCTTTTGTAAACGGATCTCGCTCACTTAAATTGGATGGGCCCAAACGACAGAGGAAGCTTCCTGCTGTGAAAGGCCGTGGACGACCTCCAATGTCACGATTGTCCTAA